The proteins below are encoded in one region of Halorhodospira halochloris:
- a CDS encoding DUF6394 family protein, which produces MNLEKVVFGFFILLALTLNFGFVYGEIANPAHHASWELFAAIIVNLIATALKFGERTQIGAILLASSLVADLQLIAAAMVWGIAVYGTGAGLTEMTMASIVSLAGGALLANIVSVTLLIIETVKIHR; this is translated from the coding sequence ATGAATCTTGAAAAGGTGGTCTTCGGCTTTTTTATCCTCCTCGCCCTGACCCTAAATTTCGGCTTTGTCTATGGCGAAATAGCCAATCCCGCTCATCACGCCTCGTGGGAGCTGTTTGCCGCCATAATTGTTAACCTGATTGCAACCGCTCTGAAATTCGGTGAGCGCACCCAGATTGGTGCCATACTTCTTGCCTCAAGCCTAGTAGCTGACTTGCAGCTTATCGCTGCCGCGATGGTATGGGGAATTGCGGTATACGGCACCGGCGCAGGACTTACGGAGATGACCATGGCAAGCATAGTCTCATTGGCTGGAGGCGCCCTGCTCGCCAATATAGTTTCGGTCACCCTACTCATCATTGAGACCGTCAAAATCCACCGCTAG
- a CDS encoding AmpG family muropeptide MFS transporter encodes MTKGHPAAPASDQQQTYTGLRVYLHPRVIGMVFLGFSAGLPLLLVGGTFTAWLKDLGVGLTAIGFLSWVGIAHSIKVVWAPLVDRLTLPILGPVFGRRRSWMLLAQLTVAVALAGIALSDPTEHLWLVAIWAILAAFGSATQDVAIDAYRVEAVARHRQAAMAATYVFGYRVALLAAGAGALHIAAWGNWTLSYAVMALLMGIGITTTLIIREPEVGVSRDTHKLEQRVVDYLARTKDQGTRRRITAWLIGAVICPFAEFFKRFGLPVAILILLFIATFRVSDIVMGVMANPFYLDIGFSKEQIANIAAAFGLAMTLFGAAVGGILVSRLGIAPMLIATAILAPLTNLTFSWLATIGPEIYGLIAAIVADNVTGGMAIAVFIAYLSSLTNTAYTATQYALFSSLMTLPGQFLGGFTGIVADNVGWVHFFMISAAAGMPAILLAILLLKWAHPDRISQPGKSE; translated from the coding sequence TTGACCAAAGGGCATCCCGCTGCACCTGCGTCCGACCAGCAGCAGACCTATACCGGGCTGCGAGTTTACCTGCATCCGCGGGTTATCGGTATGGTTTTTCTCGGCTTTTCAGCCGGATTGCCCCTATTACTGGTTGGGGGAACATTCACCGCCTGGCTTAAGGATCTAGGCGTAGGGCTTACTGCGATCGGCTTTTTGAGCTGGGTCGGTATTGCCCACAGCATCAAGGTAGTCTGGGCTCCATTGGTTGATCGCCTGACCCTACCTATACTGGGGCCGGTTTTCGGGCGGCGGCGCTCATGGATGCTATTGGCCCAGCTTACTGTAGCGGTTGCCTTGGCCGGTATTGCGCTTAGCGATCCCACCGAGCACCTATGGCTAGTAGCCATATGGGCGATCCTCGCCGCGTTTGGGTCAGCGACCCAAGATGTAGCCATCGACGCGTACCGCGTCGAGGCCGTGGCCCGCCATCGCCAAGCTGCTATGGCTGCCACCTACGTCTTTGGCTATCGCGTCGCCCTGCTAGCCGCCGGCGCAGGCGCCCTGCATATTGCCGCCTGGGGCAATTGGACTCTCTCCTACGCCGTCATGGCTTTGCTTATGGGCATAGGGATAACTACCACCTTGATTATTCGCGAGCCAGAGGTAGGTGTTAGCCGGGACACTCACAAGCTTGAGCAACGGGTTGTAGACTACCTCGCCCGGACTAAAGACCAAGGAACTCGCCGGCGGATCACCGCATGGCTGATAGGCGCAGTTATCTGCCCGTTCGCCGAATTTTTCAAGCGTTTTGGCCTGCCGGTAGCAATACTCATTCTGCTCTTTATAGCCACTTTTAGGGTCAGTGATATTGTCATGGGGGTCATGGCTAACCCCTTCTACCTCGATATAGGGTTTAGCAAGGAACAGATCGCCAACATCGCCGCAGCCTTCGGCCTAGCCATGACACTGTTCGGGGCCGCTGTCGGGGGCATATTGGTTAGCAGGTTGGGCATAGCCCCGATGCTGATTGCCACGGCAATTCTCGCCCCATTAACAAATCTAACTTTTTCCTGGTTAGCAACCATTGGCCCTGAAATATATGGGCTTATCGCCGCCATAGTCGCTGACAATGTCACCGGCGGCATGGCCATCGCCGTTTTCATCGCCTACCTTTCTAGCCTTACCAATACGGCATACACCGCCACTCAATACGCCCTATTCAGCTCCTTAATGACCCTACCCGGTCAGTTCCTTGGTGGTTTCACCGGCATTGTCGCTGATAACGTCGGTTGGGTGCACTTCTTTATGATCTCCGCCGCGGCCGGCATGCCGGCAATTTTACTGGCAATTTTACTGCTCAAGTGGGCGCACCCAGACAGGATCAGTCAGCCTGGCAAGTCAGAATGA
- a CDS encoding phytoene/squalene synthase family protein, whose amino-acid sequence MAQHRGSERARAYRWAVDRAYQDAALPGVSRTFALTIPQLPEALRDTVTNAYLLCRIADTLEDHSALEPGGKQDLFIGLQEVLQGQRQAEDLAKEVGLVLNLNTPTAEQDLVLSLPRVVSVTRGLPEEHQEAVKRCVSIMGGGMARFQRLKSPAGLPDRAAFESYCYYVAGVVGEMLTDLFAMEVESIGERREEMMELGRRFGLGLQATNVIKDVWDDRQRGLCWLPRDVFADVGCDLEPDEDWSADPAFRKGIVRMVAIGTEHMEAARTYIHNVPVSEPGIRRFCAWAATMSFATLRRIHKRPGFVSADQVKISRSQVRRLALWSNYGAERDGAMRMVLAWSGRGLPRPLVKSNGDG is encoded by the coding sequence ATGGCACAACATAGAGGCAGCGAGAGAGCGCGAGCTTATCGATGGGCGGTAGATAGGGCCTATCAGGATGCTGCCTTACCGGGTGTATCCCGCACCTTTGCCCTGACAATCCCGCAGTTGCCAGAGGCTCTGCGCGATACTGTGACCAATGCCTACCTGCTATGCAGGATAGCCGATACGCTTGAGGATCACTCTGCGCTTGAACCGGGCGGCAAACAGGATCTCTTTATCGGCCTTCAGGAGGTCCTCCAGGGGCAGCGCCAAGCTGAGGATTTGGCCAAGGAAGTGGGTCTAGTGCTCAACCTAAACACCCCCACAGCAGAGCAGGATCTGGTTCTCTCCTTGCCTCGTGTTGTCTCAGTTACCCGGGGGCTGCCTGAGGAGCATCAGGAAGCGGTAAAGCGCTGTGTCTCAATAATGGGCGGGGGCATGGCGCGCTTTCAAAGGTTGAAATCACCCGCCGGTTTGCCGGATAGAGCAGCCTTTGAATCCTACTGCTACTACGTTGCTGGGGTAGTTGGAGAGATGCTCACCGACCTCTTTGCCATGGAGGTAGAGAGTATTGGTGAGCGGCGTGAAGAGATGATGGAGTTAGGACGCCGGTTTGGTCTCGGCCTTCAAGCGACAAATGTTATCAAAGACGTCTGGGATGATCGTCAACGGGGGTTGTGCTGGCTGCCTCGTGATGTTTTTGCCGATGTTGGCTGTGACCTTGAGCCGGACGAGGACTGGAGTGCTGATCCGGCCTTCCGCAAAGGTATAGTCCGAATGGTCGCGATAGGTACTGAGCACATGGAAGCGGCGCGCACTTATATTCACAATGTACCTGTCAGTGAGCCGGGGATCAGGCGCTTCTGTGCTTGGGCTGCCACTATGTCGTTCGCTACCTTGCGGCGCATCCACAAGCGCCCCGGTTTTGTTTCTGCTGATCAAGTCAAGATCAGTCGCAGTCAGGTCAGGCGCTTGGCGCTATGGAGCAACTATGGCGCCGAACGCGACGGGGCAATGCGGATGGTTTTGGCTTGGAGCGGGCGCGGCTTGCCTCGACCTTTGGTCAAGTCTAATGGCGATGGTTAA
- the ubiD gene encoding 4-hydroxy-3-polyprenylbenzoate decarboxylase has product MNFADLRGFIGDLELSGELKRIQHPVDPHLEMTEVCDRTLRAGGPALLFEQPLGYEVPVLGNLFGTSQRVAKGMGAMDASALREVGELLAFLRQPEPPKGMRDAWSQLPIFRKVLDMAPRSVRRAACQQRIIEASDVDLAQWPIQTCWPGDAAPLITWALVITCGPDKERQNLGIYRQQVVGRNRVIMRWLAHRGGALDFADWRQKYPDKPFPVAVAIGADPATTLAAVTPIPDALSEYAFAGLLRGSKTPVVDCQAVPLQVPATAEMVFEGHIYPDDFAAEGPFADHTGYYNEVENFPVLTIERITHREDPIYHSTYTGRPPDEPAVLGEALNEVFIPILQKQFPEIVDFYLPPEGCSYRLAVVTIRKQYPGHAKRVMLGVWSFLRQFMYTKVIIVTDDDIDARDWQAVVWAITTRCDPRRDSTFIDNSPIDYLDFASPTSGLGSKLGLDATNKLPGETEREWGTPATMDLRTKQRVDEYWEHLGIF; this is encoded by the coding sequence ATGAATTTTGCGGACCTGCGTGGCTTTATTGGCGACCTGGAACTCTCCGGGGAGTTGAAGCGGATCCAGCATCCGGTAGACCCTCATCTAGAGATGACCGAGGTTTGCGATCGGACGTTGCGTGCTGGTGGGCCGGCACTGCTTTTCGAGCAGCCGTTGGGTTACGAGGTGCCGGTTCTGGGCAACCTATTTGGTACTAGTCAGCGTGTCGCTAAAGGCATGGGGGCAATGGATGCCTCAGCTCTTCGTGAAGTTGGTGAATTGCTGGCTTTCTTGCGTCAGCCAGAGCCGCCTAAGGGAATGCGCGACGCTTGGAGCCAACTACCAATCTTCCGTAAGGTCCTGGACATGGCGCCGCGTAGTGTGCGCAGGGCGGCTTGTCAGCAACGCATAATAGAGGCTAGTGATGTCGATTTAGCGCAGTGGCCGATCCAGACTTGTTGGCCAGGTGATGCTGCGCCGCTCATCACTTGGGCTCTGGTCATTACCTGCGGGCCTGATAAGGAGCGGCAAAACCTCGGCATTTACCGTCAGCAAGTGGTCGGCCGCAATCGCGTGATAATGCGCTGGCTGGCCCATCGCGGCGGGGCACTCGATTTCGCCGATTGGCGGCAGAAGTATCCTGATAAGCCTTTTCCAGTTGCTGTGGCCATAGGGGCTGATCCAGCAACGACGCTCGCTGCCGTGACCCCGATCCCGGATGCGCTATCGGAATACGCGTTTGCCGGTTTGTTGCGTGGCTCTAAAACGCCAGTCGTCGACTGCCAAGCGGTGCCGCTACAGGTGCCAGCGACAGCAGAGATGGTTTTTGAAGGCCACATCTACCCGGATGACTTTGCAGCAGAAGGGCCTTTTGCTGATCACACCGGCTACTACAATGAGGTCGAGAATTTTCCGGTATTGACTATTGAGCGTATCACCCACCGCGAAGATCCGATCTACCACTCAACCTATACCGGTCGCCCCCCTGATGAACCCGCAGTGCTTGGAGAAGCCCTCAATGAGGTCTTTATCCCTATCCTGCAAAAACAGTTTCCAGAGATTGTCGACTTTTATTTGCCTCCCGAGGGCTGTTCATATCGCCTGGCTGTGGTGACTATTCGCAAGCAGTATCCTGGGCATGCCAAGAGGGTCATGCTTGGTGTATGGTCATTCCTGCGTCAATTCATGTACACCAAGGTTATTATAGTGACCGATGATGATATCGATGCGCGGGACTGGCAAGCTGTGGTGTGGGCTATAACAACTAGGTGTGATCCGCGTCGAGATAGTACATTTATCGACAACAGTCCTATCGACTACCTCGATTTCGCCTCGCCAACATCGGGCCTAGGGTCGAAATTAGGGCTTGATGCAACCAACAAGCTGCCTGGTGAGACTGAGCGTGAGTGGGGAACACCGGCAACCATGGATCTGCGTACCAAGCAACGGGTAGATGAATATTGGGAGCACCTAGGTATCTTCTGA
- the nfi gene encoding deoxyribonuclease V (cleaves DNA at apurinic or apyrimidinic sites): protein MQNTTMQSSNIHHPWQVTPAQAWQIQTSIAQQAILQDEVTEPGNIVGVDVGFHDKGTLACAAAVVFSWPGLNVIESKQAYKKVEMPYVPGLLSFRELPAILEALNELSTGAGLILCDGQGFAHPRRCGIATHLGVLTGYPTIGVGKTRLLGEHAEVAPERGATQPLIDKGERIGTVLRSRSNVSPLYISPGHRLHFASAADWVLSCCTSYKIPQPIRAAHRLASENKQ from the coding sequence ATGCAAAATACCACTATGCAATCGAGCAATATCCATCACCCTTGGCAGGTAACCCCTGCCCAGGCCTGGCAAATACAAACATCGATCGCTCAACAGGCTATACTCCAGGATGAGGTCACCGAACCAGGGAACATTGTTGGGGTCGATGTCGGTTTTCACGATAAAGGCACTTTAGCCTGCGCGGCAGCAGTAGTTTTCTCTTGGCCAGGGCTCAATGTAATCGAGTCCAAACAAGCATATAAAAAAGTCGAAATGCCTTACGTTCCCGGGCTTTTATCGTTTCGCGAGCTACCCGCGATACTAGAAGCACTCAATGAATTGAGCACCGGAGCAGGATTGATCCTCTGTGACGGCCAGGGATTTGCTCATCCACGTCGCTGCGGCATTGCCACTCACCTAGGAGTATTAACCGGGTATCCAACAATCGGAGTTGGCAAGACGCGCTTGCTTGGCGAACACGCTGAGGTTGCACCTGAACGTGGAGCTACCCAGCCGCTAATTGATAAAGGCGAACGAATCGGAACAGTTTTACGGAGCAGGAGCAATGTCTCACCTCTGTACATCTCACCTGGTCACCGCCTACACTTCGCCTCGGCGGCAGACTGGGTTTTATCCTGTTGTACAAGCTACAAGATCCCCCAACCGATCCGGGCTGCCCATCGGCTAGCATCAGAGAACAAACAATGA
- a CDS encoding FAD-binding oxidoreductase: MSTYRIMLADGSSFTAEQGETVLDGALRQGMHLPYGCRSGACGSCKLQVSTGSVEYPDGLPQALTSEEQKSGLAIMCQALPQSDLSLDWSPDPGVLPPEPRLLAARVTDIEFLSADVCRLLLQLPEGKRLPFWAGQYIDILLQDGARRSFSLANSPHNDERLELHIRRVPGGRFTEYVFEHLRMGAWLRFEGPLGQFYLRENSSRPVILVAGGTGFAPIKSIIEYAMAASIDRSFEIYWGAGSVQGIYMDQQVRNWLSKTRGNKGPRLSYTPVVADVGAEGGWQGREGMVHEAVLADHPNLSDYEAYVAGPPPMVDAAEREFLRHGLDPQRLFYDSFEISAGN, translated from the coding sequence GTGTCGACATATCGGATTATGCTCGCCGATGGCAGTAGCTTCACAGCAGAACAGGGCGAGACGGTGCTCGATGGTGCTTTACGTCAGGGCATGCACTTGCCTTATGGCTGTCGGAGTGGAGCATGTGGCAGCTGCAAGCTCCAAGTCAGTACAGGAAGTGTTGAATATCCAGACGGCTTGCCTCAGGCGCTTACCAGTGAGGAGCAAAAATCAGGCTTGGCAATCATGTGTCAGGCCCTACCACAAAGCGATTTAAGCCTTGACTGGAGTCCCGATCCGGGCGTTTTGCCGCCCGAGCCGCGGCTGCTCGCGGCACGGGTGACAGATATCGAATTTCTCTCTGCGGATGTGTGTAGATTGTTGCTGCAGCTGCCGGAGGGTAAGCGGTTGCCCTTTTGGGCCGGGCAATATATCGATATTTTGCTCCAGGATGGCGCGCGTCGCTCCTTCTCCCTGGCCAACTCGCCGCATAATGATGAGCGCTTGGAGTTGCACATCCGTCGGGTTCCAGGTGGCCGGTTTACCGAGTACGTATTTGAACATCTGCGTATGGGGGCCTGGTTGAGGTTCGAGGGACCGCTGGGACAATTCTATCTGCGCGAAAACAGCTCCAGACCGGTTATCCTGGTTGCCGGGGGTACCGGCTTTGCCCCTATAAAGAGCATTATTGAGTACGCTATGGCAGCCTCGATAGACAGGTCGTTTGAGATCTACTGGGGAGCTGGCTCCGTTCAAGGTATCTATATGGACCAGCAGGTTAGGAACTGGTTAAGCAAGACTAGAGGCAACAAAGGGCCACGCTTGAGCTATACGCCGGTGGTAGCCGATGTCGGAGCAGAAGGTGGCTGGCAGGGGCGAGAAGGCATGGTGCATGAAGCCGTGCTTGCTGATCATCCCAATCTGTCTGATTATGAGGCCTATGTTGCTGGTCCGCCCCCTATGGTCGATGCCGCCGAGCGAGAGTTCTTAAGACATGGCCTAGATCCGCAGCGGCTGTTTTACGACTCGTTTGAGATTAGTGCCGGCAACTAG
- a CDS encoding cyclic nucleotide-binding/CBS domain-containing protein encodes MCGTIDLERIRREREEAIEAERQAREQRRVVAPLEEMVASGRVPHTVADLMNPNLVTMSGDTSVEDAMHLMREQRISSVVVQPTADDEETGWGIMTQRDVISRVVSATKKPNQVRISEAATRPLITVPEDTSLLDCAERMGSDNIRRMVVVDTQGHPIGIISDTDIFASVEQFGLPE; translated from the coding sequence ATGTGCGGGACGATTGATCTGGAGCGCATCCGCCGGGAGCGCGAAGAGGCAATTGAGGCCGAGCGCCAAGCCCGCGAGCAGCGCCGTGTCGTTGCTCCGCTCGAGGAGATGGTGGCGTCCGGTCGGGTGCCGCACACGGTAGCCGATTTGATGAACCCTAACCTGGTGACCATGTCTGGCGACACCAGTGTCGAAGACGCCATGCACCTGATGCGTGAGCAGCGTATCTCGTCGGTAGTTGTCCAACCCACAGCTGATGACGAAGAGACCGGCTGGGGGATCATGACCCAACGCGACGTCATCAGCCGTGTAGTTTCCGCAACCAAGAAGCCGAATCAAGTGCGCATATCCGAGGCGGCAACACGGCCGCTTATCACTGTTCCGGAGGACACCTCCTTGCTCGACTGCGCTGAGCGCATGGGCTCGGATAACATCCGGCGGATGGTTGTGGTTGATACTCAAGGGCACCCGATAGGCATCATATCGGATACCGATATATTCGCTAGTGTCGAGCAATTCGGGCTTCCCGAGTAA
- a CDS encoding potassium channel family protein produces MGNAAFYMVLRRMRGPILLLIISYAISIVILIAIPGEHADGEKWRMNFIDALYFLTYTAPTIGFGEYPYEFNYAQRLGYMAAIYMPVLAWAYSIVTLIGLVQDPVFRRTVEAGRFRRRVKRLADPFWIVCGCGDTGSILVRSLTERGWEATVLDLRHEPVAELWTRDLRLFVPAWQADANSTENLRAAGLDHPLCAGVLAVTNDDHTNLQVAISVKLLRPELRVICRAENRSTADNMASFGTDYVVNPFESFADRLALAIRKPEMHRIYEWLSGMPNTPLFEPVHPPSGHWLICGYGRFGKAVCRRLDKIEVPYTIIERTPEQAGAPPETVVGKGTEAVTLRQAGIEHASAVLAGTDDDADNLSIVMTARDINPDIYLAARENQMAHRSLFKAAHLHLPVEPSYIISTRMLSLITAPLLPEFLRIARGYDRSWQAALARRIREVSGGLVPEIWTLEISEQGTPALAELLAEEAEITIENIFSNPHTEAAQINAVTLLLVRPEAIVPIPDSQVPLEHGDRLLLCGTPQARAQLHWTMHHRNTLRFLLTGEQRPDGTIWRWLEQRRRQT; encoded by the coding sequence ATGGGTAACGCTGCCTTTTACATGGTGCTGCGCCGCATGCGCGGTCCTATTCTGCTGCTGATAATTTCCTACGCCATCAGCATCGTCATCCTAATTGCCATACCCGGCGAGCATGCGGACGGTGAAAAATGGCGGATGAACTTCATCGATGCCCTCTATTTCCTGACCTATACAGCACCGACAATCGGCTTCGGCGAGTACCCCTACGAATTTAACTACGCTCAGCGCCTCGGTTATATGGCCGCTATCTATATGCCGGTATTGGCCTGGGCATACTCAATAGTCACCCTGATCGGGTTAGTGCAGGACCCAGTCTTTCGGCGCACCGTCGAAGCTGGGCGGTTTCGCCGCCGGGTCAAGCGCCTGGCTGATCCGTTCTGGATAGTATGTGGCTGTGGCGATACCGGCTCAATACTAGTGCGGTCACTAACCGAGCGCGGCTGGGAGGCAACGGTCCTTGATCTGCGCCATGAACCGGTAGCCGAGCTCTGGACACGTGATCTGCGCCTGTTTGTCCCGGCATGGCAGGCCGATGCCAACAGCACTGAAAACCTCCGCGCCGCAGGCCTAGATCACCCCCTGTGCGCTGGCGTTCTGGCTGTCACCAACGATGACCACACTAATCTGCAAGTAGCGATCAGCGTCAAGCTGTTGCGCCCGGAATTACGCGTCATCTGCCGCGCCGAAAACCGCTCCACCGCCGACAATATGGCCTCTTTCGGCACGGATTACGTGGTTAACCCGTTCGAGTCGTTCGCCGACCGCCTGGCCCTAGCAATTCGTAAGCCCGAAATGCACCGTATCTACGAGTGGCTCTCCGGCATGCCCAACACACCACTCTTTGAGCCGGTTCACCCCCCGTCCGGACACTGGTTGATCTGCGGCTACGGCCGCTTTGGTAAGGCAGTATGCCGGCGCCTAGATAAGATTGAGGTCCCCTATACGATAATCGAAAGAACCCCTGAACAAGCTGGTGCCCCGCCTGAAACGGTTGTTGGCAAAGGCACCGAGGCGGTCACCTTACGCCAAGCTGGCATAGAGCACGCGTCCGCGGTCCTTGCCGGTACAGACGATGATGCCGACAATCTCTCTATAGTCATGACCGCTCGCGATATAAATCCGGACATCTACCTCGCGGCACGAGAAAACCAGATGGCACACCGCTCCCTCTTCAAGGCCGCGCATCTGCATCTGCCAGTCGAACCAAGCTACATAATATCGACGCGCATGCTCAGCCTCATCACCGCACCACTACTGCCCGAATTCCTGCGCATCGCCCGCGGCTACGACCGTTCCTGGCAGGCAGCGCTAGCGCGTAGAATACGTGAAGTCAGCGGCGGCTTAGTACCGGAAATCTGGACCTTGGAGATATCCGAGCAGGGCACACCGGCGCTAGCCGAGCTATTAGCAGAAGAGGCCGAGATTACGATCGAAAACATTTTCAGCAACCCGCATACTGAAGCTGCTCAGATCAATGCGGTAACTCTGCTGCTAGTTCGCCCCGAGGCCATAGTCCCCATACCTGATAGCCAAGTGCCTCTGGAGCATGGCGATCGTCTGCTACTATGCGGCACCCCGCAGGCCCGTGCCCAGCTGCACTGGACTATGCACCATCGCAACACCCTGCGGTTTTTACTAACCGGTGAACAGCGCCCTGACGGAACCATTTGGCGCTGGCTAGAACAGCGCCGGAGGCAAACTTGA